The following nucleotide sequence is from Aedes aegypti strain LVP_AGWG chromosome 3, AaegL5.0 Primary Assembly, whole genome shotgun sequence.
GCAAGATGTTCATGAAATAAAATGAACTTCATCCAAGAAAATGAGTTTTCGGAGATTGAGTTCTTCAGATATGTGATGGACGTTTATACAATGACTTGAATTGTCTGAAGTTAAGGTCTCAGGTTCTAAAAGAGTGATCGCTTAGAAATGtagatttgataaaaaaagacaCGTACACAGAGCAAAGTTGAGTATTTAAAGCATTGAGATCACATGATGTTTTAATTATCCATGAACTTTGTAGAGCAGGAAGCTTCATTAATTTAGGCGTTGctaagtagttttttttttggaaattttgaacACTGCAATACTAACAAATCGAGCAGAGAAATGTTTTGAATACTGAGTCCTAGTTTTCATTCAAGAGCTTCCTGTTGAAAAGATCTTTAGATTTACATGGCTAATACTTTATTAGCATAGACAGCGTAAGTTTAACTTTTATATGAAACGATGTTCAACTATTGTACTATTTCATCAACTAATTCTTAGAAACTTTGTTTCTCATATCTATTGAAGATGCGACCTCTCATGAATATTCAATTTCGGGATGTTATCATTACAGAATATATCAGCTCAGTGGTGTAGCTAGGGctttcggggcccggtgcggagtcaaATTCGGGGGCCCATTTGGGAGCTAACATACAATTGACTTATGACTAGTCAACAGGGCTGGTAGTGGTTTAGGTAGTATCTTAAAATATGAACTTATGAACTTGCCTGAAAAACGCGATCAAAAAGAGACTTATCAGGAACCACGTTTCAATAAAGGTTTCCTTAGCGAATCGAATCAATAATCTCTCAGAGGGTCTTTCTACGAAATCTGTGGGGATTCTTAGTGACGTGACGCTAAATATTACTATATGTATTTAAATATTTCCTGAGAATAAAATTCATGTGTTTGCCTAAATTCCCTTTCAGGAAAAAACTCGAAGATTGCTTCAGGCGTACATTATTAGCTTCACAAATTTCGCAAGGAATTCCTCCCAGATTTTCGTCCAGGATAGAAGTAtacctccaagattttttttttctaaaaattaacCATCTTCAGGCATTTGTTAAACGATTAAATTCTCAAAGAAGTGAACTTTCTCGGATTCTTTCATAGAATCCAGAAATAACTTCTGAGCTTCCTTCGGGATTCCTTTGAATTTCTTCTTATTTTCATTTAGAGTTTCTATAATATTGAaactagaaatttatttaaaaatactttgagagattttcctttaggaattctttaacaggttcttccaaaattttcccaaagatGTTCTCGAGAAAATCATCCTTAAAGATGTTCTCAAAGaaatcatccatgatttttctGAGAACACCTCCAAGGAGATGgtcatgaaattttcaaaaaaacctaattgaaaataatttctgaaaaaaaatccagtgaatatTTCTAAACTAAATCCTTAAGATATCACTGATTCTAGAAAAATAGCtgataaatttcttcaggagagaagctttttaaagATCTCCGGTTTTTTTCTAAACTCTTAAGAGAGTCTTGGATAAGTATCCAAGAAAACTGATAATGTAAatatacacgggaaaaaattctgtagtaaaaataactattttagctgactacgcccattcttacaactaccatggaaattcagaccaatttactatgtttacggtacaccccgccgcattactggtacatctgagagaaataatttacaacaatctgattccaactacagacatggtaaaatcaagcgcatttctggtctgctcaAAATTGCCGGTgtgagcgcttaagttaaccccctaaaatggtagtttttaccgcacaatttttttgcgtgtaggaaAATTAACTAAACCCAACATAATTTCCTGtaggattttctagaggaaatccctagaaaaaacTCGAGTTGAACTTTTGTAGGAATTACGGAAATAATTGTTGTGGCATATTGTAGTCTTAAACGCTAAAAACGAAATAATAAATTGAAGAATTTAATTTACTTCTAaagttttaaagaaaattttgaaacaactctaaatttctggtaaaatgtaTGAGGAAACCCCGGTTGAGTCTTTTGTAAAaatactggaagaatttctagtaaatTTTGTGGAATATTCCCTGGTAtaatttatgaaacaattcCTATGATAAGCTGTTgggtaattcctgaagaagtgGTTCAAAAGTGGCACAAagtaaaactgaaaaaaacatgaGAGCTTTTCGTATTTAATTTCTTctacacgatttttttttctactgtaGAATGAACCTATGTATGATTTTTGTAAACATCATAAATTGTGAAAAACAGAATTTTTACTGCTATGGAATATATCCACCACGATTTCTGGGTCCCTAGGAATCCGGGGCCTGGTGCGGATCGCACCCActgcacccccctagctacgctactgtatCAGCCAAGATTTAGGAATACTGATATCTTCGAAAGTAAACGTGCAGATGttcagctagaccaagctgagggtcgagggttcaaatcccaccggtcgaggattttatcgtaaatggaaattttctcgacttctcatgACATAGAGTTTCTTCtgacctgccacacgatatacacgtCTATAAATGGAcaatcgacaaagaaagctttcagttaataactgtggaagtgctcaaaagaaaaCTAAGCAGATCTACAAGCGATACCAGTGATGTTTCAGGACATGATAAAATCGTGGCATACCCACGATgtccattagagtgatgcaaattttgaaatttttgctcccctatgcttaaacggttttaattatggtaaatagcatcctcccaaagtatgaaatgattcggaagaaatttgactgtgcacacgccatttgaagtttatatggagattgctatggaaaacgccaatcttttgtgcgCAGCCGTCATTCTCttcgtcataaaattttatggaaaattgaCCAAATTCATCTAATGTGAAATCcacccagctacaactttgccgaagaccactttttgattggacttcaggataaatttttatttatcattataaagttggtttgcatgtagcatgcatTCCACCAACTGCTCGGCAAGCAACAGtagtgctcctggcgggaagaatagatcaaagtaatccaggctactatgttctatggaccaatgcacgagttcactaatttgacgtttgagcggtgccgaattcacttgttgccatggtcacgtaaataacacggcaccgctcaaacgtcaaataatgaactcgtacATTGGTCCatagcaaaaaagcagtgttgctctgaaagtaatagAATGATCATTTCAGCATGAtacagactttgttatcaataataacaaattattctCATGtgccatcaaaatgtggtcttcggcaaagttgtagctgggaagttttcacattacatgagtgtgttcacttttccatagattattatgacgagcagttagaggactgaacacacaaggtttgccttttccatagtaatttccatataaacttcaaatagcgtgtgcacaaccaaatttcttccgaatcacttcaaattttgggaggatcattttcatcataattgacatcgtttaagcataggggagcaaaaacttcaaaatttgcatcagtctaatgtccATAGTATTGAGATACATACGCAGTTTAGTTAAATGATTATGGAGAACTCTTTGTAGTAAAGTTTTTCAAGTCTATAACCTTATTTCGCCTAGAATTTCGTAGCTAACAAAGTCTGAAACGACAAAACGAAGCACAACCTGTCCATCAACAGTCGCTTCTTATTCTTCTATCCTGTGTTCAAATCGAATCATCATTATGGTCACCAAATCGACTTCTAATTATCGCGCATGCTTTTTGTCAATTCCATCAACTCGCGCCCGCCATTTGTTTGCATACtcatacaacttttttttttgtcacatttgcgACGCTGATTGTTGACTACCAGCACTTCTTCGTAATTGCTACTTCGCTGCTACGTGCAGCTTGACCTTTGAATCGTTCCTTTCCCCGCAATGTACTCAAATACAATTTGTTCGTTTTTCTCCTGCAGAGCTCTGGCACGGTACGTAAAATTGCTAATGTTGGTGAAAAAATACAACCGCCAAAATGCCACCATCGCAGACATCTTTGCCGAATACGTTGCCAAGCAGCCGGAGAAGGTGTGCCTCATCTTCGAAGACCGCAAGTGGACTTTCAGAGAGGTAAGTTGGAGGTTGCTTCGTTTATGTGACTACTTTGATTGATCAATTCCATATAATCAATATCCCATTGAACAGGTCAATGACTACTCGAATCGGGTGGCGAACGTGTTCCTCAACAACAAATACAAACGTGGCGAAGTTGTGGGTCTTATGCTGGAGAATCGTCCTGAGTTCGTGGCAATGTGGCTTGGACTTTCCAAGCTCGGGGTCATCGTTCCGTTGATCAATCACAATCTACGGAAGAATGCCCTCTTGCACAGCGTCAACGTCGCCAATTGCAAAGCGTTGATCTATGGAGAATCGTTGAGGGACGCTGTACAGGAGATTAAGGAATCTTTGCCGTCATCTTTGGAACTTTTTCAGTTCAATGATGCGGTCCAACAACCCGTCCTAGATATTGCTCACGACTTGGCAAGTATGTTACAGAACGCTTCCAAGGAACAGCCAACGGCGAACGTTAATAAACCTGATCATCACGATAAGTTGTTGTACATCTACACTTCGGGAACCACTGGACTGCCGAAGGCGGCCGTTATTACACATTCCAGGTACAGGTTTCTAAAACAAGATTATAAGACTTTATGACTAACCAAGAGCACACTTTTCAGATTCGTATTCATAACGGCAGCCATCCACATGGTGGCCGGTTTCCGAAACGACGACATCTTCTACACTCCTCTGCCGCTGTATCACACGGCTGGCGGCATGATGAGCATTGGACAGGCTTTGCTGTTCGGAGCTACTGTTGTCATCCGGAAGAAGTTCTCTGCCTCGCAGTACTTTGCCGACTGTAAAAAAAACAACTGCACGGTAGATTCTGATTTTGAGATTCATGCCGTAGACTACAGTTAATGAGTGATGATCTCTATTCACAGGTTGGTCAGTACATTGGAGAAATGTGTCGCTACATCTTGGCAACCCCGGATTCTGGAACTGATAAGGCGCACAAGGTTCGACTGATTTTCGGCAACGGTCTGCGCCCACAGATTTGGCCACAGTTCGTAGAGCGGTTCAACATTCCACGGGTCGCAGAGTTCTACGGAGCTACCGAAGGCAATGCTAATATTGGTAAGTCATCAACTTTCATAGACTGTACTTAGGCCTAAGTTTAACTCACTCGTCGTTCAACAGTCAACATCGACAACACGGTGGGCGCCATCGGATTCGTATCCCGTATCATACCGCAAGTTTACCCGATTTCGATCATCCGAGCAGATCCCGCCACCGGTGAACCCATCCGTGGCAAAAATGGTTTATGTCAGGTACGTGTAATACCCTTAAATATCTAAAAGTAATTCTACTAACTGCCTTCCTTCCGCTTCAAGTTATGCGAACCAAACGAACCGGGAGTATTCATTGGCAAGATTCTGCCCAACAACCCGAGCCGAGCGTTCCTCGGTTATGTGGACAAGAGCGCTTCGGAGAAGAAGATTGTTCGCGATATTTTCAAGAAGGGTGACGCTGCCTTCTTGTCGGGTGATTTGCTAGTTGCTGATGAGCGTGGCAATCTGTTCTTCAAGGATCGAACGGGAGACACCTTCCGGTGGAAGGGTGAGAACGTATCCACCAGCGAGGTGGAAGCCGAAGTCAGCAATGCTTCGGGCTATCGAGATACAGTTGTATACGGCGTGGAAATTCCCAACATGGAAGGTCGAGCCGGAATGGCTGCCGTTCTGGACCCAGAACGCCAAGTTGATCTTACAAAACTAGCCCAAACTCTGAAGGAAACGCTCCCATCCTACGCCAGACCGATGTTTGTGCGTTTACTAACAAAAGACATGGACATGACAGGTACCTTCAAGCTGAAGAAGCTCGATCTCCAAAAGGAAGGTTACGATCCCAACGTGATCGAGGATGCCCTATTCTACCTTTCGCCAAAGGGAAGCTACGAAAGCCTCACGAAGGAAGTCTTTGATCAGATCAGCCGAGGCGAAATTAGATTCTAAGCTCTGACTGAGCCAGCAGTTCCGGTTCAAGCAAACTCCATCCTTTTCCGTGACCGATTCATGATGCTCAACTGTTGTGCTTCCTTCCTCCTGTTTCGTTCCGTCTATAGTTTTGCATGGTCCATCAATCCCATTAGTTTTGTTCCTCCTGTGTCCGATTATTATAAGTAACTGTGATATCGCGTGAAAGTGGGTGGGTTTTGCTGGCTTGAACGAAACGGTGAACGACGGAGGAGAACTTTCGAGTTTTCCGCCCCCAACAGGATCCAATGGCGCCAATGATATGTTTATCAGTACTCTACGAGTTTATGTTTTGTCGGTTAGAATTTTCACCTTTTATACACCAATGTTTATAGCGAATGATCCCGAAGACACGAGAAGCCACGCGCCGCTTATGTTTCATTCGTGGTTCAAATTGTTTTGGATTGTTTTCCTGTACTTACGCGTATTTTTTTAGTTAGGCAACTATTTGCATTTAAGCAGAAAGAACGAAAATAGATGAAACAAAAGATGAAAAATTAGTCTTTTAGACACATTGTGGAATAAAGTGGTTATGTACTTTGTAGCAGTATTAGTATACTTCAATTGAAAGTTGAGAAATGCCACACATATTTAGGTCGTATAAAATTGACGTCACCGTTGgacaaaaattttcaagaccATCTCTCAAGTAATCAAAAGCTCAGATTTCCTCGATAAAACACACGTTTTAGTTCCAAAAACTCCAAATAAAGTTAAactttctagtttctagttaaGAACTCTTAGCTGTCGACTTTCAATCAAGTTTTTAGGAACACATTAAGCGGCTTCCAAGCTTACATGATAAATCTCTGAAATCATTCGTACCGAAGAATTTCTGTTGATCAAAATACATACAACACATGGAGGaggaaaatgattgagataggataaattttgcccaattttaaatggttataactttatgaaaaataaatcaaactgGATGCATCTGCACGgtgtattattttcgcaatttcatgcgctttttgaatagcgcccaaaccgttgattttgaTGGACTAATCCACCCGCAGAGTTCGTGGGATAACgtggaaaatggaaaaagtcacCAGAAAACTTATAAACGCGAATCACTTATCGAGAAAAGCAACAGATTGTCTTTATTGTGATCAATTCAACTGAGTATAagaaaaagagaaaaaacgaACAAACAACGTGTGTCGTTACAAAAATGTTAATCAGTGCTGGCAGATTGCTCAGTATTGCAGAAGGTGATTAATAGGGTAGTCCTTTCACTCCAACAGATTTTAgcaatatagtttgttcggagaagttccTTGgtgtattaaagcgcaacttttgacgaaaaaagttttgtgatcaatccacgtagcagtgagatagaaaaactattttttcaaaacatttcaatagacatatggtgtcttcggcaaagttgtagaattggcaatttggaacaattttgtcgaagacacgatttttctatctcttatactttttgagatacatgccgttgtatgtgaatggcccctaaaaataatactttttatcataacatttttccaagatttttaacattttttaagttttctacaaagttatttgtcatgaaaaacccgtgtttttgctgaacatatcatcactctatcttttaaagtaacaaagttattcatgaattactcttttttcaaggggtagtttaggcctctataactggcttcggcgcaaaatggcgcagaccaCTCTTACAAAtgatgaaagtaccatatcttccctttcggcatttgataaaaacttttgtctagaGGCGTCTTTGCTTGGGTTTTTACTATCGAACAAATAAgctttattaaaacgaattcgactgataattcttttactttaagagatagagatgtgcgatgttcagcaaaaacacgcgttttaagatgtttaataactttgtagaagacatgaaaaatgttaaaaatcttggtggaattccgatctgactagactcaggaaacaatgtagaaggagctGGATCCGAGTTGTTCATGTCGGCTCgtaaggcttacaagaaggctcttcgttctgctgaacgatccgatggacccctcttgtagtcttcacagaccgcagaggacatgcttcttcaaaagcttccataatctaggatgttgtagtatcggcatcatccaaatcatttggatttttttttggattagacggagaatatccatgtgACAGCACATTacagtgatgcaaattttgaaatgttggctcccctatgcttaaacgatttatattatggtaaatggcatcctcccaaagtttgaaatgattcggaagaaatttgactgtgcacaagccatttgaagttaatatggagattactatggaaaacgccaactttttgtgttcacgtctctatctcttcgacataatattttatgggaaagtgaacaacctctgctcatgtgaaatcctttcagctacaactttgctgaagaccacattttgataggacttaaggataaattgctattcctAATCATGAACTaggttttgcatttttcatgcttaaccaactgctcggcaggcaacagtggtgctggcgggtagaatagatcagtgctgggaatggtaatagtagtagcacagacaaacagacgtcacactctcaccgatgtccatcgaccacctttttaacggccgattcaaatatattgtaggtggccaatccaccaccctcagcgcttgcatcgtttttgttcgcgtttgacgtttacacactaccgccatctgttggtccatcggccaaacacaccgattttagcattgggcgtacatgtcatcgtgactatgattttgatcgggatttgttctaagtgttacgtctgtttctctgtggttTGATGTTtcgtggccttgttgtttacggtTCTGACTCAGAAAATTTCTGTCCGCGTTGGTGAAGCAACTTAGCCATGCAACGCTTCCTGAGATGAGATTTTCAAGCGCGAGGGCACATCCACGTGTTCAATGATGTTGATCGGTCTCTATCAGGACAAAAAATGAACATAATAATACTGGTAAAGTAGCGGAAAATCATTCGAACCACTGGTTGGAATTGTCAAAATCTTGAAAGCATCCACGCATTGTGCGTGGATAATTATGGAGAAGCGAGGTGCCATTGTTAACTATCGACAGGGTCAAACATGGTGTAAATGGTTAACTATCCACTACGATATCTCAGTTGATAAGTGTTTTAAGAAGACCGATTGAAATTGTATGCAATCATGGCTGAGAACCGTCAACAAAATTTGCCCATCTCCCGCTAGTTTCGTGTAAGTTAGTTACTATTATTGGGGCCGGATTCGATCATTTAGATGGGTACTGTGGGTACTGTCTTCGGGAGAGTTGTACAAGACAGTGCTCGCTTCTTTTCAGAATATATCGTGGTAAAATAAATCCTTAACTAGTGCACTAGTGTACAATATCACTTTTAGTGTGTTATAATTGTGGAATATTTCGTAATGTAAGCgagataaaaaatgtttgaaaagttgTGCAGAGTGACTGAATCCCTAAGGGAATCCGTGTAGGAATCCTTAAGCCAATGGTGCTCAGCTTGTGGCCTCGGAGCCAAATGTAGCCCTCGAAGCCCATCGATGCGGTCCGCGGAATAAATAAAACATCTAAAGCAGAATAAATTGAAAGTGAACAGAAGTATAAAGAAAACATGTTACGAATAAGATTATATAAGTCGATCACTTCTCACCACAATTTTCTGAGAAGTATTACAATTCCATTTGcatcttgaaaaattcataatCAATCAAGAAATTTAAAATAGAATTTCCACTTTAGAAAGaaagtttattttaaatgtGTTATTTAGCAATGATCGTCTTGTATATCAAATCATTACAACATAAAGCTGTGAATTTGTGTTCATCATCATGGTCGCACGCATATTAGCgtgtggcttatttttcgaaagttctcaaaacaaaaaaaaatcgtgtgctcttttgaattcaaatcatataaaaaacCTCAACATTCAAGCCACAAATATTAGGGTTTAGAAGTGGAGCAAGTggcttgaaggtgaattttcaagttacacAGTTAAACAGACTCTCTGAGTTCGGTGaatttttttacagatttgatTCGGTGATCTTGTAAAATACAGATGTTTCGGTAAACAAcagctactgggtgttccgtgtccttcgttgcctaatgtttgtgattgttcagtctgtgcagcctttggctgaagacggtgtaaattgtctcttttaaaacagattttttgaatgtaaaagcttttacttttgaaaaaaacaatccaagtatcttcaaaaacatgtaaaaatatttctaattggTAGGGTATTCATGAAGACCATAGCacttcaaacaaagttgaatttttcagtaaaacaagaaaaaaatggagaaaactacttgTTACTTAATTTGGATTTAAGACAAAGTTGATGTTCTAAAAACTTTCTGTAAATTTAATAATGAAGAGAATAATGGTAAAGATTTCAAAATTCGttagaaaataaaaatggtCTGAAGATTTCATTAGAGGTCATATTCTATAACTTTTAAATTCACCTTGCGCCATCTCTAAATCTTATTTTTTTGGCttaaattttgaggtttctctgtTAATGTGATTTCAACTCAGAAGAGCaaacaaatttttggttttgagaaccttcgaaaaataagccgcacgcATGTGCATTTTGCagaatcattaaaatttgttatgCGAGCTTTGACGATGAATCGTAATTTGGCCCGCCATATGCTGCAACTTGAGAACCACTTTCTATTAAATCCCTAGGAgtattcctgaaagaatatctggacaTATATTTGAAGGCATCTCAGCAAAATCCATGAAGGGATCCATAGGAGCATTCTTGAAAGAAACCctagaattattatttatatatcaaaaaattaaccCCTGAAGTTATACGTAAAAGCATCGCTATAAAACACTGACATCCTATGgatcctgaaataatttctaaacAAATTTATGGAGATATCCCCTGAGTAATTTCTAAAGGCAACTCTAGAGTTATTCttaaagtaattcctgaaaaaaaataatgttgggattgcctggaaaaaaatccttgagcaATTCTGAAAGACTCCCTGAAGCAACTCCCGAGgaatttcctttaggaattctttgagaaaccAATGGAGGTCCCCAGAGGAATCCTATCACTACAGGGATCCCCTAAAAATCCTCAGAAATAATTTCAGTATGgacattttggcatttctgAAAGGATGCAAGAACAGAATCGCTTCTTAGTTTTAGAGATTCTGCAGGAATGCCATCTGCTAATTATAACTAAAATGCATGATCTAATAACAATTCTTCTTGcacttgaaatttaaaaattattgtgggccataatttttataaaagtttgaatcaaaaatttcctccaTGGCCACAAGCACAAAGAAAGTTATAATCACGTATCGATTGGACATtaggcggtatgaataaaatgtagtaaagttgagtttactacattctcggtagtaaacgctacatgtggaacacgagtggaacatgtttatgtcattttcctttctacacctttcgaacatactacaaacaacgcgttgcttTGAATAatggtagcatttactacaaagctactggtagttagcttcaggggttgctacacatgctttgagattgcagAATTGAacggaataatttacttttgagtaaaaatcatggttacgaaaacattcgccccgccatTTTTGAGATTCTGGTAAGATTACCGAccgtagcaatttgtaatatctgtgtgaattctggcattacaacgttgttgttttttttttagaaattttgggaTGTCGGTAGTATTAGAAATCAGgcaaaaaacaatataattcgGGTGGGGATGGGATTCCGGTTataaatctcttggaattctgtggaaattgagaagaattttaataatttcaaaaggaacccgggtgttttaggggagaccCTCATTAAATTCTAACAGTTCCCAATAAAAATCTCTATATTCTAtaaattccaaggatactatcagaaaccccatcGAAATAACGAGagtatcacagaaacacttggattttccggaattcaacatgctgtaaGAAAACACGGGGAGCCtgaaaattctaccgcaattttaccagaatctcagtactggtgctaggaAATATGTGGTTCCTAGTTTGATAACTGTAATCTCAAGTTCTCTTCATAGATTTTAAGCTAACATTCAAAGATTCATCAAATCCTGGCGTTGGCGAGtaccgaaaaccacccagaaactTCTTTGaagtaccatcatcataaaatcatacacataaagagaatacgattacaatcgcaaaattacactacaaatctcgtcaaattacagcaccttcatgaatttgtgcaaattatcgcgtaatcgattaagattccatgcatttccttcatatgcatgattgtattcaTTTTTagcgtcactctgaatggatttttctttACATGCAGCATCAGTACTGCATATTCGAAaggctttttattcataccaaaagtgtagtaaactttgtagatttcgtttttgagtagatgccacatgtagtaaagttaacgctttttattcataccacccatCGTCtcgtagatgggctacatctCGTCTGCATCAACATGATCAAGTGCCAGGaaattgtggattttttttaccatGACATATTATGAAAGGAAGCGAGCACTGTCCTGTACAACTCTTCAGAAACAGTACCCATC
It contains:
- the LOC5564323 gene encoding long-chain fatty acid transport protein 4 isoform X1, with amino-acid sequence MVYNETKPSIIDIEKGHVENDQATNGVDGDKKQQRFNISSTSSSAVVARSPPGAGSPRSTSERISRVFLYVIQFVGFGCSIAGIVLVWYFMGWEFGLPAVLIGLLAVLIASGKWRWFYIAAVTIPRDVKALARYVKLLMLVKKYNRQNATIADIFAEYVAKQPEKVCLIFEDRKWTFREVNDYSNRVANVFLNNKYKRGEVVGLMLENRPEFVAMWLGLSKLGVIVPLINHNLRKNALLHSVNVANCKALIYGESLRDAVQEIKESLPSSLELFQFNDAVQQPVLDIAHDLASMLQNASKEQPTANVNKPDHHDKLLYIYTSGTTGLPKAAVITHSRFVFITAAIHMVAGFRNDDIFYTPLPLYHTAGGMMSIGQALLFGATVVIRKKFSASQYFADCKKNNCTVGQYIGEMCRYILATPDSGTDKAHKVRLIFGNGLRPQIWPQFVERFNIPRVAEFYGATEGNANIVNIDNTVGAIGFVSRIIPQVYPISIIRADPATGEPIRGKNGLCQLCEPNEPGVFIGKILPNNPSRAFLGYVDKSASEKKIVRDIFKKGDAAFLSGDLLVADERGNLFFKDRTGDTFRWKGENVSTSEVEAEVSNASGYRDTVVYGVEIPNMEGRAGMAAVLDPERQVDLTKLAQTLKETLPSYARPMFVRLLTKDMDMTGTFKLKKLDLQKEGYDPNVIEDALFYLSPKGSYESLTKEVFDQISRGEIRF
- the LOC5564323 gene encoding long-chain fatty acid transport protein 4 isoform X2 produces the protein MGWEFGLPAVLIGLLAVLIASGKWRWFYIAAVTIPRDVKALARYVKLLMLVKKYNRQNATIADIFAEYVAKQPEKVCLIFEDRKWTFREVNDYSNRVANVFLNNKYKRGEVVGLMLENRPEFVAMWLGLSKLGVIVPLINHNLRKNALLHSVNVANCKALIYGESLRDAVQEIKESLPSSLELFQFNDAVQQPVLDIAHDLASMLQNASKEQPTANVNKPDHHDKLLYIYTSGTTGLPKAAVITHSRFVFITAAIHMVAGFRNDDIFYTPLPLYHTAGGMMSIGQALLFGATVVIRKKFSASQYFADCKKNNCTVGQYIGEMCRYILATPDSGTDKAHKVRLIFGNGLRPQIWPQFVERFNIPRVAEFYGATEGNANIVNIDNTVGAIGFVSRIIPQVYPISIIRADPATGEPIRGKNGLCQLCEPNEPGVFIGKILPNNPSRAFLGYVDKSASEKKIVRDIFKKGDAAFLSGDLLVADERGNLFFKDRTGDTFRWKGENVSTSEVEAEVSNASGYRDTVVYGVEIPNMEGRAGMAAVLDPERQVDLTKLAQTLKETLPSYARPMFVRLLTKDMDMTGTFKLKKLDLQKEGYDPNVIEDALFYLSPKGSYESLTKEVFDQISRGEIRF